The Shewanella pealeana ATCC 700345 genome contains the following window.
TCCACGCCGTAAACGATGTCTACTCGGAGTTTGGTGTCTTGAACACTGGGCTCTCAAGCTAACGCATTAAGTAGACCGCCTGGGGAGTACGGCCGCAAGGTTAAAACTCAAATGAATTGACGGGGGCCCGCACAAGCGGTGGAGCATGTGGTTTAATTCGATGCAACGCGAAGAACCTTACCTACTCTTGACATCCAGAGAATTCGCTAGAGATAGCTTAGTGCCTTCGGGAACTCTGAGACAGGTGCTGCATGGCTGTCGTCAGCTCGTGTTGTGAAATGTTGGGTTAAGTCCCGCAACGAGCGCAACCCTTATCCTTATTTGCCAGCACGTAATGGTGGGAACTTTAGGGAGACTGCCGGTGATAAACCGGAGGAAGGTGGGGACGACGTCAAGTCATCATGGCCCTTACGAGTAGGGCTACACACGTGCTACAATGGTCGGTACAGAGGGTTGCGAAGCCGCGAGGTGGAGCTAATCTCACAAAGCCGGTCGTAGTCCGGATCGGAGTCTGCAACTCGACTCCGTGAAGTCGGAATCGCTAGTAATCGTAGATCAGAATGCTACGGTGAATACGTTCCCGGGCCTTGTACACACCGCCCGTCACACCATGGGAGTGGGCTGCACCAGAAGTAGATAGCTTAACCTTCGGGAGGGCGTTTACCACGGTGTGGTTCATGACTGGGGTGAAGTCGTAACAAGGTAGCCCTAGGGGAACCTGGGGCTGGATCACCTCCTTACCTATACGACTAACTTAATAGTTGTTGAGTGTTCACACAGATTGCTTGTTTGTCTCTACTTTGTAGGGATGAGCGACGAAATATCCTACTTCACGTAGTTGATATCGTTCTTTAAAAATTTGGAAAGCTGATAGTAATAATCGAAAGATTATTGCGAAATTAAAAAATTGAGTTCTATAAACACTTAACATTAAGTGTCTTAGCTCGTTGTTTAACATTAACTTGTTGGATGATGAGATAAAAATTCTAATTTTGGCGAAAGTAGAAACCATTAGTTACGATACGGCTGTTGTGAGCTTACCCGCTCAGAACAACGGATATATCTCATAGAGACTTATTTGGGTTGTATGGTTAAGTGACTAAGCGTATATGGTGGATGCCTTGGCAGTCAGAGGCGATGAAGGACGTAGTAACTTGCGAAAAGCGTTGGCGAGCTAGTAACAAGCATTTGAGCTAACGATGTCCGAATGGGGAAACCCACATGCATAAGCATGTATCACTACATGAATACATAGTGTAGTGAGGCGAACCCGGGGAACTGAAACATCTAAGTACCCGGAGGAAAAGAAATCAACCGAGATTCCCCTAGTAGCGGCGAGCGAACGGGGATTAGCCCTTAAGCGTAGAGGGTGTTAGTGGAATGTGTTGGAAAGCACAGCGGCACAGGGTGATAGCCCCGTACATGAAAACTAACTTTACGTGAAAACGAGTAGGACGGGACACGTGACATCCTGTTTGAACATGGGGGGACCATCCTCCAAGGCTAAATACTCCTGACTGACCGATAGTGAACCAGTACCGTGAGGGAAAGGCGAAAAGAACCCCTGTGAGGGGAGTGAAATAGAACCTGAAACCGTATACGTACAAGCAGTGGGAGCGGTTCTTGAGACCGTGACTGCGTACCTTTTGTATAATGGGTCAGCGACTTACATTTTGTAGCAAGGTTAAGCGAATAGCGGAGCCGTAGGGAAACCGAGTGTTAACTGCGCGTTTAGTTGCAAGGTGTAGACCCGAAACCGAGTGATCTAGCCATGGGCAGGTTGAAGATTGAGTAACATCAATTGGAGGACCGAACACACGTATGTTGAAAAATGCGGTGATGACTTGTGGCTGGGGGTGAAAGGCCAATCAAACTCGGAGATATCTGGTTCTCCTCGAAAGCTATTTAGGTAGCGCCTCGTACGAATACCATTGGGGGTAGAGCACTGTTAAGGCTAGGGGGTCATCCCGACTTACCAACCCTTTGCAAACTCCGAATACCAATGAGTACTATACGGGAGACACACGGCGGGTGCTAACGTCCGTCGTGAAAAGGGAAACAACCCAGACCATCAGCTAAGGTCCCAAAGTTATTGCTAAGTGGGAAACGATGTGGGAAGGCTTAGACAGCTAGGATGTTGGCTTAGAAGCAGCCATCATTTAAAGAAAGCGTAATAGCTCACTAGTCGAGTCGGCCTGCGCGGAAGATTTAACGGGGCTAAGCAATACACCGAAGCTATGGGTACTAGTGTTTACACTGGTGCGGTAGAGGAGCGTTCTGTAAGCCGTTGAAGGTGAAGGGGTAACCCACACTGGAGGTATCAGAAGTGCGAATGCTGACATGAGTAACGATAAAGGGGGTGAAAAACCCCCTCGCCGAAAGACCAAGGGTTCCTGTCCAACGTTAATCGGGGCAGGGTGAGTCGACCCCTAAGGCGAGGCCGAAAGGCGTAGTCGATGGGAAACGGGTTAATATTCCCGTACTTCTGCTAACTGCGATGGAGAGACGGAGAAGGCTAGGCTAGCGCGGCGTTGGTTGTCCGCGTTTAAGGTTGTAGGCTGTACACTTAGGCAAATCCGGGTGTACTTAAGGCTGAGAGCTGATGACGAGGTCCTAAGGGACTGAAGTAGTTGATGCCATGCTTCCAGGAAAATCTTCTAAGCTTCAGGTTAGCAGGAATCGTACCCCAAACCGACACAGGTGGTCGGGTAGAGAATACTAAGGCGCTTGAGAGAACTCGGCTGAAGGAACTAGGCAAAATGGTACCGTAACTTCGGGAGAAGGTACGCTCCTAGCGGTGATGAGACTTGCTCTCTAAGCTGCCGGGAGTCGCAGATACCAGGTGGCTGCAACTGTTTATCAAAAACACAGTACTGTGCAAACTCGCAAGAGGAAGTATACGGTATGACGCCTGCCCGGTGCCGGAAGGTTAATTGATTGGGTTATCTTCGGAGAAGCTCATGATCGAAGCCCCGGTAAACGGCGGCCGTAACTATAACGGTCCTAAGGTAGCGAAATTCCTTGTCGGGTAAGTTCCGACCTGCACGAATGGCGTAATGATGGCCACGCTGTCTCCAGCCGAGACTCAGTGAAGTTGAAATTGCGGTGAAGATGCCGTATACCCGCGGCTAGACGGAAAGACCCCGTGAACCTTTACTATAGCTTGGCACTGAACATTGAACCTACATGTGTAGGATAGGTGGGAGACTTTGAAGCTTCGTCGCTAGATGGAGTGGAGTCAATCTTGAAATACCACCCTTGTAGTTTTGATGTTCTAACCGCGGCCCCTGAATCGGGGTTCGGGACAGTGCCTGGTGGGTAGTTTGACTGGGGCGGTCTCCTCCCAAAGAGTAACGGAGGAGCACGAAGGTTGGCTAAGTACGGTCGGACATCGTACGGTTAGTGCAATGGCATAAGCCAGCTTAACTGCGAGACATACACGTCGAGCAGGTACGAAAGTAGGTCATAGTGATCCGGTGGTTCTGTATGGAAGGGCCATCGCTCAACGGATAAAAGGTACTCCGGGGATAACAGGCTGATACCGCCCAAGAGTTCATATCGACGGCGGTGTTTGGCACCTCGATGTCGGCTCATCACATCCTGGGGCTGAAGTCGGTCCCAAGGGTATGGCTGTTCGCCATTTAAAGTGGTACGCGAGCTGGGTTCAGAACGTCGTGAGACAGTTCGGTCCCTATCTGCCGTGGGCGTTGGATGATTGAAGGAAGCTGCTCCTAGTACGAGAGGACCGGAGTGGACGAACCGCTGGTGTTCGGGTTGTTATGCCAATAGCATTGCCCGGTAGCTACGTTCGGAATCGATAACCGCTGAAAGCATCTAAGCGGGAAGCGAGTCCTAAGATGAGTCATCCCTAGGAATTTAATTCCTCTAAAGAGCCGTTCGAGACTAGGACGTTGATAGGCAAGGTGTGTAAGCGTTGTGAGGCGTTGAGCTAACTTGTACTAATGACTCGTGAGGCTTAACCATACAACCCTGATGGGTTTTATGAGTTAACTATGTTTCTTATAGAAACCAGAATTAGAAAACACTTAATGTAGTGTGAACCCAATTTATTAAGACTTGCATAGCGAGTCCAGCTTTCTAAATTTACCAAATTTGTCTGGAAACCATAGAGTTGTGGCACCACCTGAATCCATTCCGAACTCAGAAGTGAAACGCAATATCGCCGATGGTAGTGTGGGGTCTCCCCATGTGAGAGTAGGTCATTTCCAGGCGCTAAATTAAGTAGAGAAGCCACCTTGTTAAGGTGGCTTTTTTGCGTTTGGAGCTTTTTAAAATAGCACTATATTGCTTATAACTGCTTCTTATCCTTTAAGGTGGCTCATCCACTTAAGTAGGCATAAATGCCTACTCCCGACGTCATCCCGCCGCTAAGCGGGTTCTCCAGCTTCGTAACAAGTTACTCGCGCTGCAAAGCCCTTGAATGCGTTGCATCCAGAGCAGGACTTCTTCGCCCCCATGTGAGAGTAGGTCATTTCCAGGCACCTATTTATTCTCGAAAGAGAAGCGATAAAGCCCGTTGCTAACGCAACGGGCTTTTTTCGTTTTTGTCTGGGCTCATTATTGTAAGAATTGACCACTCGCACATGGGGAAATAGAAAGCCCGGGCGTAGTGAGGCTCAATACCCATGTGGAGTAGGGCAAATATCGCGCTAGCGATGTGCTAATGGCCTAAAATAGTTCCGGACATTTTCTGCATTCACCATATATGGACCCATCCGGTTTGCAAGGTATTTAATATCGACTTTGAGAAGAGTTCATTGCACCCATATATTCGGCCTGTTATTGAGGTACTCCTCTGGCCCTGATGGATATTTGCTTCTACTTTCCTTATCATCCTTACGGCTTCTTTAGAGCCTGTGGCGAAGCAAGGTTTTAAGCAGAACAGTCTGACTGTCTCATCATCAAATCAATTATCTTGGCAACTTGGTGGTTAGCAAAACTTATGATTATCTCGTTAAGTTGACGCGTTAATGATTAATTTATACTGTGATACGGTATTCATCTTCTCTTGCTGCTATAACCCACGCTATTCGTGCAAGCTTATTAGCTACGGCAACACAAGCTCTGTTAAAGCCACGCCTTTCTGCAAGTGCGCTAGCCCAGCAACTAAATCTGTCAGTTTTATTAGAACTATGCTGTAAGACAGTTCTTGCCCCGTGGATAAATAGCGTTCTCAAATAAGCGTTTCCTCGCTTACTAATACCAAGCAAATTATTTTTCCCGCCACTACTATGCTGTTTGGGTACTAGACCGCACCATGCTGAAAAATGTCTCCCATTGGTAAAATCTTTACCTTGCCCAACAGCTGCATAAAATGCTGTGGCAGTCACAGGGCCAATGCCTGGTACGCTTTCTAAGCGCTGGCATACTTGGTTACTTTTCACCTCTTGTTGAACTTGGGCATCACAGTTTTTAAGTCGCTTCTCAATGTCATTAAACTCTTCATATAGTTGATAAAAAACACTTCGGCCTTTGACTGTTAATTCGTTATCGGCATTTTCTAGAATATCTGGTAGCTTTGTCCTAAAAGACGCTTTTCCTTTTGTGATGACAATGCCGTACTCAGCGAGCATACCTCTCACTTGATTTATCAGTGCAGTAGATTGTTTGTTTAGTCTTTCTCTCATTCGATGCAGCATCTGAATATCTTGCTGCTCTACTGGCTTAGGCTCTACAAAGCGCATGTTGGGGCGTTGTGCTGCTTCAGCTATCGCAAGTGCATCGTTATAGTCATTCTTATTTCCTTGTCTGTAGGGAACGACATACTGGGGTGCTATTAACTTAACTTGATGGCCAACTTTCTCGAACTCCCTAGCCCAATAGTTTGCACCGCCACAGGCTTCCATCACAACAAGGCAAGGTTCTATTTGAGCAAGAAAAAGCACTAACTCTTTGCGCTTAATTATCTTCTTTTTGACAAGCTTTCCGGCTTTATTAACGCCAACAAAATGAAAAACGGACTTTGCGATATCAAGACCAATTGTAGTAATGTTCATAGTGGACCCGTCCTCTTTCTGATGAGTTTAAGCAACTACATCGTGGCCCATTGTGAGGCCGATTAAAAGTGGATGGGTCCATTCCATTATCCATGTGGTTCAGCGCGAAGCTTTAGCGTAGCTGGCCATGACAGGCGCCATTTTTATTTCACTTTTGTAAAAGTGAAAACAAAGCAGTGGTCTCGAAAGAGATGCGAGAAAGGCCGTTGATAGTGCAGCGGGCTTGCGGGGGGGGGGGGGGGACCAAATTGCTTCAGGCTATTAACGGAGATTTCTATATCTATATAGGGGGGCGCTAAAAAATATCCCAGAGCATTTGAGTGGAAATCAGTATTTGGAAGGTAAGGAGTTTTAGCTTTGGTGACTATAGAGCAAAAAGAGCCACTTTTGTGGCTCATAGATGTTTGTAGGAATAAAATTTAGCTGAGAATTTTTTCTAAGATGGCTTTATTAGCTTCCGGAAATTCAAAGTCAGTTAGTTTTTCGATTTCGACCCATTGTACTGGCTGTCCTTCTAAGCCCTCAGCCTCGCCAGTAAAATGTGTTACCCAGTGGATATCTAAGAAGACTTGTTTGTCACCATAATCATGGTGAATTTCCATCAGAGGCTCGGTGCTAACAACATCTAAGTTAACTTCTTCCTTTAGCTCTCGTATAAGGGCTTGTGAGGTGGTTTCTTGTTTTTCGACCTTACCACCCGGGAATTCCCATTTTCCGCCTTGGTGAAGATGTTCTGGGCGTTTCGCTAACAAAATTCGTTTATGTGGGTCTTGGATCACTCCGACAGCAACATGAATTTGTTTGCTCATCGGTTTTTATCATCTTCGAATGGATTGTTGTCTAGGAAAAAGTCGGCATCATCGTAGCCTAATTGATCTAATAACTCTGGAGCGAATTCAGGTTTAACTGGAATTGCATTTTTCTCAGACGCCCAGTCACCAAGGTCAATAAGCTTACAGCGTTCACTGCAAAAAGGTTTGAACTCAGCTTCAGCATTCCAAGTAACAGGTGTTTGGCAGGTTGGGCATTTTACGGTTAAAGACATAGAGAACCTTGTCAGTTAAGAGGCTGACGCTTGATAGTGTATTAGTAGATTTTAAAGTGTTAGGCGCAGGTTGCCAACTCGAATTCGATAGTTTGATCTGAGTGTTTTTGTTGGTCAAACTTTACAAAGTGAATAGCGTAGCGGTTCCTATTGCCACTAATGGTTGGGTAACAACCTTGCTCTGCGGCGAGCTTGACCCGTATTAGAGATAAAGGCTGCTTACTACAGCCTTGGTAAAAGCCACCACAAGCCTGCTGCAATTGGTACTCAGTTGTCTGCCTTGTTAAGTCCAGTAGCAAAATTACAGGTGAAAGTATACTTGCAAAGTGGCTTACCCAATCTTGATATTCACATTGACGGTCTTCCCAAGGTTTTGCTAGCCAGTAATGTAGTTGCGGTAAGTCAAAGTTACAACTTGCGCCTGGCATATTGAATCTTTGCCGAAGTGCAGACAAGAAGCGATCTTTTTGTAGTTCATGGCCTGGTCGTTGGGAGGCTTGTAATATCTCTCTGCAAGTACTTAACTTTGATATATATCGTTCAACTTGCTCATCATTAATAGAAGGTAGTGATTGCCATTTCGATAAGGCAAACAGTTGTCTATCTAAGTCTTTGAGGATTTCACCACGGTAATCGCAGCGTTCGGTTAGCTCGCATAAAGAGAATAAGGGGTAAAAACAGCGATGTTGGTGATCTTGATCTAGGTTGGCCTGCAGCTGCTGCGCTAAATATTCTAGGCGCAGGTAGCTACGAGTTTTTTCGTTCAAAGGCTGTTCATAGATCAATTCAGTCATGGCGTTATTCAAGAATTACTGGCTAATTTTAAATAAAAGTTATGTAGTGCGAGTACCTTGCACTTTAACGCCGATATCTCTCCTTGATTGTCTATGACATCATCAGCTTTTGACAGTTTCTCGGCTCTAGAAGCCTGACTGCCTATTATATTTTTTACTTGTTCTGCAGTAACCGCATCTCTGCTTATGGTTCTTTGTTGCTGCAGTTTAGGTGAAATATCCACCACAAGTGTTCGATCTACTAACCTATCTAACCCGTTCTCAAATAGCAAGGGCACGACCATAATTACGTAATCTGTTTGAGCATCTTTGCATTGTTGCAGCATAGATTCTCTGATCATTGGGTGTAATAGGTTATTTAACCAGACTCGTTCAGAATCATCAGAAAAAATTTTATCTCTAAGCTTTGAGCGATCTAGGTTGCCGTCTGCTAAAAGTGTGTCAGCACCGAAGTGCTCAACAATTTTAATAAGTCCTGTAGAACCCTTTGCTACAACATCACGGGCGATGATATCGGCATCGACGAGCGAAATGCCGAGTTCAGCAAAGAGATTGGCGACGGTAGTTTTGCCACTTCCTATACCGCCTGTTAGCCCAACTATAAAATCAGCCATAGTTTTTACCTCATAGCCATTATAAAGTGGACAGATACCAGTTGGTAATGCTCTCGCCCCAGATCATGGCTATCCAGCCTGCAGCAGCGATGTAAGGTCCAAATGGAATTGGGTTGCCATGGTTTAATTTCTTGAACACAATAAGTGCTATACCCACTACTGCGCCTACGAGCGATGAAAGTAAGATAACAAGAGGCAGTACTTGCCAGCCGAACCAGGCGCCAAATACGGCTAGTAACTTAAAGTCGCCATAGCCCATACCATCCTTGCCAGTAAGCAGTTTAAACAGCCAGAACACGCACCATAAACTTAGGTAACCGGCTGCGGCGCCAATTAAGGCATCGGATGTTGTTGCAAAGGTGCCGCCTAAGTTAATGATCAGCCCCAGCCATAACAGGGGCAAGGTAATTTGGTCGGGTAATAGCATCTCGTCTAGATCTATGCCTGTTAAGGCGATAAGACAAAAAGTCAGTAAAGCGGTTAGAGCAAACTCTAAAGTTGGGCCAAAATGCCAGGCTAAGAAAGCGACTAAGCCGGCAGTGATAAACTCGACAATAGGGTAGCGAGCCGAAATCGGGTTACTACATGCTGCGCACTTGCCTCTTAGCATCAACCAGCCAAGCATTGGCAGGTTATGAATAGCCTTGATATTGGTTTTACATTTAGGGCAGGCAGAACCGGGAACGACTAGGTTGTATTTTATAGGAAACGCATCAATTGGCGCTTCAAGTTGCTGTTTATTACTATCGAACACCTGCTTTTTGTATTCACTCAGGTAGTGATTACACTCTTGCTGCCATTCACGTTTCATCATCACCGGCATACGGTGGATCACCACGTTTAAAAAGCTACCGATAACAGCAGCAAACACAAAGCTTAACGCGATAAAAAGCCAAGGATTCTGGCTAAAAACAGAAATTAGTTCAGTCATTATTTTTCTTAAATTTGAATTTTATACTGGAATTAACCGCCTACAACTTTACCCATCTGGAAGATGGGTAAGTACATGGCGACAATTAGACCACCAACCACGGTGCCGATAACCACCATCATAATCGGTTCTATCAGACTTGATAAGCCATCTACGGCATCATCCACCTGCATCTCATAAATGTTTGCCACTTTATTGAGCATATTATCGAGTGAGCCCGACTCTTCGCCGATCATCACCATCTGGATCAGCATATCGGGAAACAGTCCCGTGGTGCGCATGGCTACATTCATCTGCATTCCCGACATCACTTCGGTGCGGATTTTAAATATGGCCTTACGATACACTGCGTTACCCGATGCGCCCGCTGCGGACTCTAGGCCATCGATTAAGGGAACACCAGCGGCAAAGGTAGTTGCTAATGTGCGAGCGAAGCGGGCCATGGCACCTTTATGCAGAATGGGGCCAATGGCGGGGATTTTTAAAACAAAGGTGTCAACCTGATCTCTAAAGTGTTGCGAGCCTAGATGCGCTTTCTTAAAGGCAAAGATAGCTAGACCAATAGCAAGTACAAAAAAATACCAAGAGTGTTCAAGCCCCCTTGAAATTTTCAATACGAATTGGGTAAAAGGTGGAAGCTCAGCGCCAAAGCCTTTAAAAATCTCTTCAAACTGCGGCACGACGAACAGTAATAAAAGAGAGGTAACCAAGATAGCAACGATAACAACGGCTGCTGGGTAGAACATCGCCTTCTTAATTTTCGACTTTAGAGCTTCTGATTTTTCTCTATAGGTCGCTATACGATCAAATACGGTATCGAGGGATCCTGAGTGTTCGCCTGCTGCAACAAGATCCACATAGAGATCATCGAAATATTGTCTGTGAGGTCTGAGCGCATCAGATAATGGAATACCAGATTGAATCTCGGCAAGAATAGTTGCTAACAGTTCTCGCATCTTGGCTTTTTCATGACCACGGCCAAGCAGCTCTATTGTGGTGACTAGAGGCACGCCTGCCGCAAGCATGGTCGCTATCTGACGAGTGACCATGGCTATATCCATGGGTTTAATTTTGGCGTCCCCTAGTTTAAACAGGGGAGCAGATTGTTTTTTTACTGACTTAGGGTTTACCCCTTGGCTCTTTAATTGAGCGCGTATTTCTGCGCTAGAGACGCCCCTGAGTTCACCAGAAGTTTTTGTGCCATCTCGATTGGTGCCTTTCCACTCGAAGGTGAGGACTTTTGATTGGTTTTTCGTTTTCTTGGCGCGAGTCTTTTTAGGTTTAATTGTTGCCGTCGCCATAACGTATCCTTTTGATATTTAGGTGCAGTAGTTAAAGTTGGGGATATTAAAAGCTAGTGACGCGGTTTATTTCTGCAATACTGGTGACGCCTTGGATGACTTTTAGCAGGCCTGAATCTCGTAAGTCGCGCATGCCTTGAAGTTTGGCTTGCTTAAGGATTTGCAGTGAATTACCGCCTTCCATAATAGTGCGAGCAATTTCATCCGACATCTTCATTACCTCATAGATACCGACTCGGCCTTTATAACCGCCGGAGCATAGGTCACAACCCACGGGTTTGTGGGGGATAATGCCTGCATCGACTTGTTGCTGGTTAAAGCCGAGCTTTAATAACTCTTCTGCTGGGATCGCTTCAGGCGCTTTACAGGTTGGGCAGAGGCGCCTCGATAGCCGCTGAGCGATAATCAGGTTGACCGAGCTAGCGATGTTGTAACCGGGGACGCCCATGTTGATTAAGCGGGTGAGTGTTTCTGCAGCGGAGTTAGTATGCAAAGTCGAAAGAACCAAGTGCCCGGTTTGCGCCGCTTTAATGGCAATTTCAGCAGTTTCCAAATCTCGAATTTCACCGACCATGACCACATCGGGGTCTTGTCGCAGGAATGAACGTAGCGCTGATGCGAAGGTTAGACCTGCCTTAAGATTGATATGAACCTGGTTGACCCCTTCGAGATTAATCTCAACCGGATCTTCGGCGGTAGAGATATTACGCTCTTCGGTGTTAAGAATATTAAGGCCAGTATAAAGCGATACCGTTTTACCCGAGCCTGTAGGGCCTGTTACCAAGATCATCCCTTGCGGTTTTTGCAGCATCTCTTCATACAGTAATCTTTGGTCATCTTCATAGCCGAGTTTTTCGATGCCAAGCTGAGCGGATGATGAGTCCAAGATACGCATTACAATCTTCTCGCCCCAGATGGTAGGCAAGGTGCTGACACGAAAGTCGATAGATTTGGTGCGCGATAGCTTCATCTTGATACGACCATCTTGCGGCACTCGGCGTTCGGCAATATCAAGTTTTGACATCACCTTTAAGCGGGCAGAGATGCGACCGGAAAGATTTACTGGTGGCTCGGAGACCTCATGTAAAATACCGTCGATGCGAAAACGGATGCGGTAACGCTTTTCATAGGGCTCAAAATGCAGATCTGATGCGCCTTTGCGAATGGCATCGGTGAGGATTTTATTGATATAGATAACGATCGGCGCGTCGTCTTTACCACTGTTTTCTTCCTCATCACGTTTGTCTGTATCTGTAACTTCTATACCTGCCAAGGCTTCTTCGTCTATCGCACTTAAGTCTAGGCCGCTAATATCGTCTTCGAGAATAGAGTCTATAGCTTTACTGAGCTTATCGTCCTCGACTAGAATCGCTTCTGCATGCAAACCGGCACTAAACTGAAAGTCTTCTAAAGCTGCTATGTTTGTAGGGTCGGATGTGGCGATATAGAGACGATTACCGCGCTTAAAAAGTGGCAAGCATTTGTGCTTCTCTATCAGTTTCTTATTGAGGAATTCTTCGGGGATGGAGCCTATCTCGAACTCGTTTAAGTCTAATAGCGGTGTGCCGTATTCTTCGTAGCATAACTCTGCGATTTCACGAGCGCTAATCAAGTTATCCTTTACTAAAGTAGCCACAAGCCCCTGACGGAGCTTGCGACTTTTAGACACGGCTTCACTTAGCTGCTTTTCATTAAGCAAACCTTTGCGAATAAAGAGGGTCGATAACCCTAAGTGAAGGCCGGTTGTTGGCATTGAATATTAGTATACAGCTACTGAATGTAACCTTTTATACTGATGGTGCTACATATAGACCCGCTGCTTTTTCACAAAGCTCTAAATCATCAGCAGTTGCACCAGTTGCTTTGGTCATTACATAAGACACTGACCCCGTAGCAGCAAATGTCGCAGTCAAAATACACTTAGCTTCTGTCCACACTAGAACTGTTTCTGCATCTTGCGCTACATCAGCTGCAAGAGTGGTGAACTTTGCATTAGCATTTACTTCAGCCTTAATTTCATCACAACCGATACCAGTTTGAATA
Protein-coding sequences here:
- the mutT gene encoding 8-oxo-dGTP diphosphatase MutT — protein: MSKQIHVAVGVIQDPHKRILLAKRPEHLHQGGKWEFPGGKVEKQETTSQALIRELKEEVNLDVVSTEPLMEIHHDYGDKQVFLDIHWVTHFTGEAEGLEGQPVQWVEIEKLTDFEFPEANKAILEKILS
- the pilB gene encoding type IV-A pilus assembly ATPase PilB, translated to MPTTGLHLGLSTLFIRKGLLNEKQLSEAVSKSRKLRQGLVATLVKDNLISAREIAELCYEEYGTPLLDLNEFEIGSIPEEFLNKKLIEKHKCLPLFKRGNRLYIATSDPTNIAALEDFQFSAGLHAEAILVEDDKLSKAIDSILEDDISGLDLSAIDEEALAGIEVTDTDKRDEEENSGKDDAPIVIYINKILTDAIRKGASDLHFEPYEKRYRIRFRIDGILHEVSEPPVNLSGRISARLKVMSKLDIAERRVPQDGRIKMKLSRTKSIDFRVSTLPTIWGEKIVMRILDSSSAQLGIEKLGYEDDQRLLYEEMLQKPQGMILVTGPTGSGKTVSLYTGLNILNTEERNISTAEDPVEINLEGVNQVHINLKAGLTFASALRSFLRQDPDVVMVGEIRDLETAEIAIKAAQTGHLVLSTLHTNSAAETLTRLINMGVPGYNIASSVNLIIAQRLSRRLCPTCKAPEAIPAEELLKLGFNQQQVDAGIIPHKPVGCDLCSGGYKGRVGIYEVMKMSDEIARTIMEGGNSLQILKQAKLQGMRDLRDSGLLKVIQGVTSIAEINRVTSF
- a CDS encoding prepilin-type N-terminal cleavage/methylation domain-containing protein gives rise to the protein MKSMMKSNMNNAKGFTLIELMIVVAIIGILAAVALPAYKDYVTSAQGSGAMKGVSTFAQKIPTCIQTGIGCDEIKAEVNANAKFTTLAADVAQDAETVLVWTEAKCILTATFAATGSVSYVMTKATGATADDLELCEKAAGLYVAPSV
- the yacG gene encoding DNA gyrase inhibitor YacG — protein: MSLTVKCPTCQTPVTWNAEAEFKPFCSERCKLIDLGDWASEKNAIPVKPEFAPELLDQLGYDDADFFLDNNPFEDDKNR
- the zapD gene encoding cell division protein ZapD, producing the protein MTELIYEQPLNEKTRSYLRLEYLAQQLQANLDQDHQHRCFYPLFSLCELTERCDYRGEILKDLDRQLFALSKWQSLPSINDEQVERYISKLSTCREILQASQRPGHELQKDRFLSALRQRFNMPGASCNFDLPQLHYWLAKPWEDRQCEYQDWVSHFASILSPVILLLDLTRQTTEYQLQQACGGFYQGCSKQPLSLIRVKLAAEQGCYPTISGNRNRYAIHFVKFDQQKHSDQTIEFELATCA
- a CDS encoding prepilin peptidase; its protein translation is MTELISVFSQNPWLFIALSFVFAAVIGSFLNVVIHRMPVMMKREWQQECNHYLSEYKKQVFDSNKQQLEAPIDAFPIKYNLVVPGSACPKCKTNIKAIHNLPMLGWLMLRGKCAACSNPISARYPIVEFITAGLVAFLAWHFGPTLEFALTALLTFCLIALTGIDLDEMLLPDQITLPLLWLGLIINLGGTFATTSDALIGAAAGYLSLWCVFWLFKLLTGKDGMGYGDFKLLAVFGAWFGWQVLPLVILLSSLVGAVVGIALIVFKKLNHGNPIPFGPYIAAAGWIAMIWGESITNWYLSTL
- a CDS encoding type II secretion system F family protein; this encodes MATATIKPKKTRAKKTKNQSKVLTFEWKGTNRDGTKTSGELRGVSSAEIRAQLKSQGVNPKSVKKQSAPLFKLGDAKIKPMDIAMVTRQIATMLAAGVPLVTTIELLGRGHEKAKMRELLATILAEIQSGIPLSDALRPHRQYFDDLYVDLVAAGEHSGSLDTVFDRIATYREKSEALKSKIKKAMFYPAAVVIVAILVTSLLLLFVVPQFEEIFKGFGAELPPFTQFVLKISRGLEHSWYFFVLAIGLAIFAFKKAHLGSQHFRDQVDTFVLKIPAIGPILHKGAMARFARTLATTFAAGVPLIDGLESAAGASGNAVYRKAIFKIRTEVMSGMQMNVAMRTTGLFPDMLIQMVMIGEESGSLDNMLNKVANIYEMQVDDAVDGLSSLIEPIMMVVIGTVVGGLIVAMYLPIFQMGKVVGG
- the coaE gene encoding dephospho-CoA kinase (Dephospho-CoA kinase (CoaE) performs the final step in coenzyme A biosynthesis.); this encodes MADFIVGLTGGIGSGKTTVANLFAELGISLVDADIIARDVVAKGSTGLIKIVEHFGADTLLADGNLDRSKLRDKIFSDDSERVWLNNLLHPMIRESMLQQCKDAQTDYVIMVVPLLFENGLDRLVDRTLVVDISPKLQQQRTISRDAVTAEQVKNIIGSQASRAEKLSKADDVIDNQGEISALKCKVLALHNFYLKLASNS
- a CDS encoding IS110-like element ISSpe2 family transposase, with translation MNITTIGLDIAKSVFHFVGVNKAGKLVKKKIIKRKELVLFLAQIEPCLVVMEACGGANYWAREFEKVGHQVKLIAPQYVVPYRQGNKNDYNDALAIAEAAQRPNMRFVEPKPVEQQDIQMLHRMRERLNKQSTALINQVRGMLAEYGIVITKGKASFRTKLPDILENADNELTVKGRSVFYQLYEEFNDIEKRLKNCDAQVQQEVKSNQVCQRLESVPGIGPVTATAFYAAVGQGKDFTNGRHFSAWCGLVPKQHSSGGKNNLLGISKRGNAYLRTLFIHGARTVLQHSSNKTDRFSCWASALAERRGFNRACVAVANKLARIAWVIAAREDEYRITV